A region from the Micrococcus cohnii genome encodes:
- a CDS encoding pyrimidine reductase family protein → MRRLDRPATAGEQNDDQLLRLYAAPAEAERWVRMMFVSSVDGAAALEDRSGGLGSAADRRVFDLARRDADVILVGAGTVRAEGYEGELLDSAARRWRLEHGMSAHPDVAVVSGTLGLDPDSAFFTQAPVRPLIVTTHAACAADPEHADRLAEVADVLRCGRQQVDPVAVLRNLGERGHRVIHGEGGPALFGAFAAADAVDELQLSLSPLLAGPEGPRILGGAAEASVLPTSLRLAHVLEENSMLLLRYLVERS, encoded by the coding sequence ATGAGGCGTCTCGACCGCCCCGCCACCGCCGGGGAGCAGAACGACGACCAGCTGCTGCGCCTCTACGCCGCCCCCGCGGAGGCCGAGCGCTGGGTACGCATGATGTTCGTGTCCTCGGTCGACGGCGCGGCCGCCCTCGAGGATCGCTCCGGCGGGCTCGGCTCGGCGGCCGACCGTCGGGTCTTCGACCTGGCCCGTCGCGACGCGGATGTCATCCTCGTCGGCGCGGGCACTGTCCGCGCCGAAGGGTACGAGGGCGAGCTCCTGGACTCCGCGGCCCGGCGATGGCGTCTCGAACACGGCATGTCCGCGCATCCGGACGTGGCCGTGGTCTCGGGAACCCTCGGCCTGGACCCGGACTCGGCGTTCTTCACGCAGGCACCGGTGCGCCCCCTGATCGTGACGACGCACGCGGCCTGCGCGGCGGATCCCGAGCACGCCGACCGGCTCGCAGAGGTTGCGGACGTGCTGCGCTGCGGCCGCCAGCAGGTGGATCCCGTCGCCGTGCTGCGGAATCTCGGCGAGCGTGGACATCGGGTGATCCACGGGGAGGGAGGCCCCGCCCTGTTCGGCGCGTTCGCCGCCGCGGACGCAGTCGACGAGCTGCAGCTGAGCCTGTCCCCGCTGCTCGCCGGCCCCGAGGGGCCGCGGATACTCGGCGGCGCGGCCGAGGCGTCCGTCCTGCCGACGAGCCTGCGACTGGCACACGTGCTCGAAGAGAACTCGATGCTGCTGTTGCGCTACCTGGTCGAACGTTCATGA